Proteins found in one Labrenzia sp. VG12 genomic segment:
- a CDS encoding Lrp/AsnC family transcriptional regulator, whose translation MKLDRLDRKILSTLQSDGRIANADLAEKVGLSASACLRRMRALEEAGIIDKYVALLDQKKLGRHMDVFVEISLTGQSKETLENFERAVARSDEIMECFLMAGDADYILRLSARDPIDFERIHRDHLAQLPGVLRMKSSFAIRPIVKRTAIPLEGD comes from the coding sequence ATGAAACTCGATCGCCTCGACCGGAAAATCCTAAGTACCCTGCAAAGCGACGGCCGCATTGCCAATGCCGATCTTGCCGAAAAGGTCGGCCTGTCGGCCTCCGCCTGCCTCAGGCGCATGCGCGCCCTGGAGGAAGCCGGCATCATCGACAAGTATGTCGCGCTTCTGGACCAGAAGAAGCTCGGCCGGCACATGGATGTTTTTGTCGAGATCTCGCTTACCGGCCAGTCCAAGGAGACGCTGGAGAATTTCGAGCGCGCCGTCGCCCGGTCCGACGAGATCATGGAGTGTTTCCTGATGGCCGGCGATGCCGACTACATCCTCCGTCTTTCCGCGCGGGACCCGATCGATTTCGAACGCATCCACCGCGATCATCTCGCACAGCTCCCCGGCGTTCTCAGGATGAAATCCTCCTTTGCCATTCGCCCGATCGTCAAGCGGACGGCGATCCCGCTGGAGGGCGACTAG